The Streptomyces sp. NBC_01353 genome contains a region encoding:
- a CDS encoding YkvA family protein, producing the protein MDSALWLIVAVVLLLVVAGFAAVLLVRVFQARRLLLDADVPLQPKALFWVAVVYTVSPIDLIPDPVYLDDIGVLLVALRALHAAAARGGAGPKRLPAGPEASISGPAKVPPPQ; encoded by the coding sequence ATGGACAGCGCCCTCTGGCTCATCGTGGCCGTGGTTCTTCTGCTCGTGGTGGCGGGTTTCGCGGCCGTTCTGCTCGTACGTGTCTTCCAGGCTCGCAGGCTGCTGCTGGACGCCGATGTCCCGTTGCAGCCCAAGGCCCTGTTCTGGGTAGCGGTGGTGTACACGGTCTCGCCGATCGACCTGATCCCGGACCCGGTCTACCTGGACGACATCGGCGTACTCCTGGTCGCGCTGCGGGCTCTGCACGCGGCAGCCGCCAGGGGCGGGGCGGGCCCCAAGAGGTTGCCCGCCGGCCCGGAGGCCTCGATCAGCGGTCCGGCGAAGGTGCCGCCGCCGCAGTGA